One genomic window of Pseudomonas aeruginosa includes the following:
- a CDS encoding ATP-binding protein → MAESRTGPLACERTPFIERLDRDMQSSFPQSNTPQIRRAGVDLNGVMSVLSKHLYSTPTVALRELVQNAHDSILRRRLEQPDWQGPSRIEVIGDSASNTVRIVDTGAGLTEHEIHAYLATVGVGYTRGLRQSGHEDSGLIGMFGLGFLSAFVLARRVSVRTTSYQQPELGFCYVSSNAEQYSVTPMPARPVGTEITLELQDEYSALTQAARLREILERYCVLLREPIHVGGDAQSINPEPPPWRLAADAALHPLQRQRRDLEFAARFEHDFEPICCLPVRPDERVDVQGLLWIQDGGTYGTSDNRNLSVFLRGMLLDDDARDLLPSWAGFVGGVIESNRLTPTASREDLQRDDHYAAIQHALAEALIAGLGEVARQQPEAWRRVLLRHNEALLGAALCDERLFALMMDSLRVPTSQGDLPASELLSRGAVHVLLDNDSGFEEMLFRAMGVPVAHGNRYAVVPFLRRWAQAKGMRLVELGTEQGNRQLFRLDRLPERETGWLAEHLGGAEEQLVIARFSPEELPLVVVPDRDAELKRRLEDDEADKRISTAALRLARQFTRKLDNRQPSRLYVNLDNPAVQALLAAVGEERDEAAHAALLLRSFKVIIAGQGRGQPATSLNQALAGLADSVKRLLGQ, encoded by the coding sequence GTGGCAGAATCCCGCACCGGACCGCTCGCGTGCGAGCGGACGCCATTCATCGAACGCTTGGATAGGGACATGCAAAGCAGCTTTCCGCAATCGAACACTCCCCAGATCCGTCGCGCCGGAGTCGACCTCAACGGCGTGATGTCGGTGCTCAGCAAGCACCTCTATTCCACGCCCACCGTGGCGTTGCGCGAGCTGGTGCAGAACGCCCACGATTCGATCCTCCGTCGCCGCCTGGAGCAGCCCGACTGGCAAGGGCCGTCGCGAATCGAGGTGATCGGCGACAGTGCCAGCAACACCGTGCGCATCGTCGACACCGGCGCCGGGCTCACCGAGCACGAAATCCACGCCTACCTGGCCACCGTCGGCGTCGGCTACACCCGCGGACTGCGCCAGTCCGGCCACGAGGACAGCGGGCTGATCGGCATGTTCGGCCTGGGCTTCCTCTCCGCTTTCGTCCTGGCCCGCCGGGTCAGCGTGCGGACCACGTCCTACCAGCAGCCGGAACTGGGCTTCTGCTACGTCTCCAGCAACGCCGAGCAATACAGCGTGACGCCGATGCCGGCGCGCCCGGTGGGTACCGAGATCACCCTCGAACTGCAGGACGAATACAGTGCGCTGACCCAGGCCGCGCGCCTGCGCGAGATCCTCGAACGCTACTGCGTGCTGCTGCGCGAGCCGATCCACGTCGGCGGCGACGCCCAGTCGATCAACCCGGAGCCGCCGCCGTGGCGGCTGGCCGCCGACGCCGCGCTGCACCCGCTGCAACGGCAGCGCCGCGACCTGGAGTTCGCCGCACGCTTCGAGCACGACTTCGAGCCGATCTGCTGCCTGCCGGTGCGCCCGGACGAGCGGGTCGACGTGCAGGGCCTGCTGTGGATCCAGGACGGCGGCACCTATGGCACCAGCGACAACCGCAATCTCTCGGTTTTCCTCCGCGGCATGCTGCTCGACGATGACGCCCGCGACCTGCTGCCGTCCTGGGCCGGGTTCGTCGGCGGGGTGATCGAATCGAACCGCCTGACGCCCACCGCCAGCCGCGAGGACCTGCAGCGTGACGACCATTACGCGGCGATCCAGCATGCGCTGGCCGAGGCGCTGATCGCCGGGCTCGGCGAGGTGGCGCGGCAGCAGCCGGAGGCCTGGCGGCGGGTCCTGCTGCGGCACAACGAGGCCCTGCTGGGAGCGGCGTTGTGCGACGAGCGTCTGTTCGCGCTGATGATGGACAGCCTGCGCGTACCCACCTCCCAGGGCGACCTCCCGGCTTCCGAACTCCTTTCGCGCGGAGCGGTGCATGTGCTGCTGGACAACGACAGCGGCTTCGAGGAAATGCTGTTCCGTGCCATGGGCGTACCGGTGGCCCATGGCAATCGCTATGCGGTGGTACCCTTCCTCCGTCGCTGGGCGCAGGCCAAGGGGATGCGCCTGGTGGAGCTGGGCACCGAGCAGGGCAACCGCCAGTTGTTCCGCCTCGACCGACTGCCCGAGCGCGAGACCGGCTGGCTGGCCGAACACCTGGGCGGCGCCGAGGAGCAACTGGTGATCGCCCGCTTCAGCCCCGAGGAATTGCCGCTTGTGGTGGTGCCCGACCGCGACGCCGAACTCAAGCGGCGACTGGAGGACGACGAGGCCGACAAGCGTATTTCCACCGCGGCGTTGCGCCTGGCCCGGCAGTTCACCCGCAAGCTCGACAATCGCCAGCCGAGCCGGCTCTACGTCAACCTCGACAATCCGGCGGTGCAGGCGCTGCTCGCGGCCGTCGGCGAGGAACGCGACGAAGCGGCCCATGCGGCGTTGCTGCTGCGCTCGTTCAAAGTGATCATCGCCGGACAGGGACGCGGCCAGCCCGCGACCTCGCTGAACCAGGCCCTGGCCGGACTCGCCGATTCGGTGAAGCGCCTGCTGGGGCAATAA
- a CDS encoding LysR family transcriptional regulator, producing the protein MKDLDDLAAFAVLHDLGSFTRAAERLGCSKGQLSKRIGVLEQKLGVTLLHRTTRRLSLTAAGAALLPEAQALLVQAERARQAVARLQERAEGRVRVTLPVSLGETLFDALLEDFQERHPLLRVELDLYNGLRDLVGEGFDLAIRSGVEQDARLVARPLFVLQEITCASPAYLARHGEPQRPAELAERECLLNSHYSGHEEWLYHRHHRLERVRVAGFLASNHYSLLKKAALAGTGIARLPSYMVHDELGDGRLAWLLRDYQTRSTPMFLVHPFQGGLPRRTQVLADYLLDWFERSRRQLIGLEG; encoded by the coding sequence GTGAAGGACCTGGACGATCTCGCCGCCTTCGCCGTACTCCACGACCTGGGCAGTTTCACCCGCGCCGCCGAGCGTCTCGGTTGCAGCAAGGGCCAACTGTCGAAGCGCATTGGCGTCCTCGAGCAGAAGCTCGGCGTGACCCTCTTGCACCGCACCACCCGCCGTCTTTCGCTGACCGCCGCCGGCGCCGCGCTGCTGCCCGAGGCGCAGGCCTTGCTGGTGCAGGCCGAGCGCGCGCGGCAGGCGGTGGCGCGCTTGCAGGAGCGAGCGGAAGGACGGGTGCGGGTGACCCTCCCGGTCTCGCTGGGCGAGACCCTGTTCGATGCACTGCTGGAGGACTTCCAGGAACGCCATCCGCTGCTGCGCGTCGAGCTGGACCTGTACAACGGCCTGCGCGACCTGGTTGGTGAGGGCTTCGACCTGGCGATTCGCTCTGGGGTCGAGCAGGACGCCCGGCTGGTGGCGCGGCCGCTGTTCGTCCTGCAGGAAATCACCTGCGCCAGTCCCGCCTACCTGGCGCGACACGGCGAGCCGCAACGCCCGGCCGAGCTGGCCGAGCGCGAGTGCCTGCTGAACTCGCACTACAGCGGCCACGAGGAGTGGCTCTATCACCGCCACCATCGGCTGGAGCGGGTACGGGTTGCCGGCTTTCTCGCCAGCAACCACTACAGCCTGTTGAAGAAAGCCGCGCTGGCCGGCACCGGCATCGCCCGGCTGCCGTCATACATGGTCCACGACGAACTGGGCGACGGCCGCCTGGCCTGGTTGCTGCGCGACTACCAGACGCGCAGCACGCCGATGTTCCTCGTCCATCCGTTCCAGGGCGGCCTGCCGCGGCGCACCCAGGTACTCGCCGATTACCTGCTCGACTGGTTCGAGCGCAGCCGGCGACAATTGATCGGCCTGGAGGGTTGA
- a CDS encoding short chain dehydrogenase, which yields MKIILIGASGTLGKGIDKELCERHEIVRVGNSSGDFQVDISDSDSIRALFEKTGRFDALVAAVGKVHFGALEEMGEAQYQLGLRDKLMGQVNLVLLGREYANDGGSFTLTSGVLAEQPIRFGSSASMVNCAVEGFVRGAALELPRGLRINAVSPTVVSEALPGYAPYFRGFKPVPAADAALGYARSVEGAQTGQVYRIW from the coding sequence ATGAAAATCATCCTGATCGGCGCCAGCGGCACCCTTGGCAAGGGTATCGACAAAGAACTCTGCGAGCGCCACGAGATCGTCCGGGTAGGCAACAGCAGCGGCGATTTCCAGGTCGACATCAGCGACTCAGACTCCATTCGCGCCCTGTTCGAGAAAACCGGTCGCTTCGACGCGCTGGTCGCCGCGGTCGGCAAGGTGCACTTCGGCGCCCTGGAGGAAATGGGCGAGGCGCAATACCAGCTCGGCCTGCGCGACAAGCTGATGGGCCAGGTCAACCTGGTACTGCTCGGCCGCGAGTACGCCAACGACGGGGGCTCCTTCACCCTCACCAGCGGCGTGCTCGCCGAGCAGCCGATCCGCTTCGGCAGTTCGGCGAGCATGGTCAACTGCGCCGTCGAGGGCTTCGTCCGCGGCGCAGCCCTGGAGTTGCCGCGCGGCCTGCGCATCAACGCCGTCAGCCCGACCGTGGTCAGCGAGGCGCTGCCCGGCTACGCGCCCTACTTCCGTGGCTTCAAGCCGGTTCCGGCGGCGGACGCCGCGCTGGGTTACGCACGCAGCGTGGAAGGCGCGCAGACCGGCCAGGTGTACCGCATCTGGTAA
- a CDS encoding DUF488 domain-containing protein translates to MIQCKRVYEPASPADGRRVLVDRLWPRGIRKEALAMDDWLKDVAPSNEVRKQFCHDPALFDSFREHYRAELQAHPEHWWGLLDSAREGTLTLLYGAHDQQHNNAVVLAEFLEEELDRQQPGSSPTCYADRLS, encoded by the coding sequence ATGATCCAATGCAAGCGTGTATACGAACCGGCGTCGCCCGCCGATGGCCGGCGCGTACTGGTGGACCGGCTGTGGCCGCGCGGCATCCGCAAGGAAGCCCTGGCCATGGACGACTGGCTGAAGGACGTGGCGCCCTCCAACGAGGTGCGCAAGCAGTTCTGCCACGATCCGGCACTCTTCGACAGCTTCCGCGAACACTACCGCGCCGAGTTGCAGGCGCACCCGGAACATTGGTGGGGCCTGCTCGACAGCGCTCGGGAGGGCACCCTGACGCTGCTCTACGGCGCCCACGACCAGCAGCACAACAATGCCGTGGTGCTGGCCGAGTTCCTCGAGGAGGAGCTGGACCGCCAGCAGCCGGGCAGTTCGCCGACCTGCTACGCCGACCGCCTCTCCTGA
- a CDS encoding COG3650 family protein translates to MRPARLLVYSLLPLFAACQVWKPESPSTSVDTRFQGELVKINGALQFRPCTEKRLFSIEDVANTGLRREADSLFDDGAQGLFVDLRGTMGPAKVRGTDGKLEVSRLYRVQNEGPGCDDPNFKLLTFAANGNEPFWSARVNNQGLRLDRPEHETLALPYVAEELPNGSTSYSSEANGKKVELWIAPSSCTDSMSGAFSSYSAELRIDGETLRGCAYPGALGK, encoded by the coding sequence ATGCGCCCTGCCCGTCTGCTGGTCTACAGCCTGCTCCCCTTGTTCGCCGCCTGCCAGGTGTGGAAGCCCGAATCGCCGAGCACCAGTGTAGACACCCGCTTCCAGGGCGAACTGGTGAAGATCAACGGCGCGCTGCAATTCCGCCCCTGTACCGAGAAGCGCCTGTTCAGCATCGAGGACGTGGCCAATACCGGCCTGCGCCGCGAAGCCGACAGCCTGTTCGACGACGGCGCCCAGGGCCTGTTCGTCGACCTGCGCGGCACCATGGGACCGGCCAAGGTCCGCGGTACCGACGGCAAGCTGGAGGTCAGCCGACTGTACCGCGTGCAGAACGAGGGCCCCGGCTGCGACGACCCGAACTTCAAGCTGCTGACCTTCGCCGCCAACGGCAACGAACCCTTCTGGAGCGCCAGGGTGAACAATCAGGGCCTGCGCCTGGACCGCCCCGAACACGAGACCCTGGCCTTGCCTTACGTCGCCGAGGAACTGCCGAACGGCAGCACCAGCTATTCCAGCGAGGCGAACGGCAAGAAGGTCGAATTGTGGATCGCCCCGTCGTCCTGCACCGACAGCATGAGCGGCGCCTTCAGCAGCTACTCCGCCGAACTGCGCATCGATGGCGAGACGCTGCGCGGCTGCGCCTATCCGGGCGCACTGGGCAAGTGA
- a CDS encoding GNAT family N-acetyltransferase, with amino-acid sequence MHRLRAAETGDIEAMTDLLLRHGPNPWNHLPEEGVRAHLRAIADGEVRAVLAERDDRLLGFASFRRTEDFAHYQPQRADAPRAYICEAVVHPAAAGQGLGSALLEAVLAQLADEGIEDVYIDRHEENLASAGMMRKAGFVELETYADPARRPNGSGRSTVCHRNLSLQRRAVR; translated from the coding sequence ATGCACCGTTTGCGAGCTGCCGAAACCGGCGATATCGAGGCCATGACCGACCTGTTGCTGCGCCACGGGCCGAATCCCTGGAACCATTTGCCGGAGGAGGGGGTGCGTGCGCATCTGCGAGCCATCGCCGACGGCGAGGTACGTGCCGTCCTGGCCGAGCGCGACGATCGGCTGCTGGGGTTCGCCAGCTTCCGTCGCACCGAGGATTTCGCCCATTACCAGCCGCAGCGTGCCGATGCGCCGCGGGCCTACATCTGCGAGGCGGTAGTGCATCCGGCGGCGGCCGGCCAGGGGCTCGGCAGCGCGTTGCTGGAGGCGGTGCTGGCCCAACTGGCCGACGAAGGCATCGAGGACGTCTATATCGATCGTCACGAAGAGAACCTGGCGTCGGCGGGAATGATGCGCAAGGCCGGCTTCGTCGAGCTGGAAACCTACGCCGATCCGGCGCGGCGACCGAACGGCTCGGGGCGCTCGACAGTGTGCCATCGCAATCTTTCCCTCCAGCGCAGAGCCGTGCGATGA
- a CDS encoding PLP-dependent cysteine synthase family protein — MTVDHRQWAREAIRIIEADFQRSADTHLIPLETPGLPGVELYFKDESSHPTGSLKHRLARSLFLYALCNGWLRPAAPVIEASSGSTAISEAYFARLLGLPFIAVMPASTSKEKIAQIAFYGGQSHLVEDPTQIYAESERLARESGGHFMDQFTYAERATDWRANNNIAESIFQQMRHEPYPTPTWLISSPGTGGTLATLGRYVRYRQHCTRVLCADAERSVFFDAYVSGDRGLTLDCGSRIEGIGRPRVEASFLPEVIDAMVKVPDAWSLAAMHYLARRLGRRVGGSSGTNLIGALVAARQMVAAGEKGSLVAILCDGGERYATTYYDPVWLARQGYALEPLVEALAACIERSVALPDGLLVAGL, encoded by the coding sequence ATGACCGTCGACCACCGCCAATGGGCCCGCGAGGCGATCCGCATCATCGAAGCGGATTTCCAGCGCAGCGCCGATACCCATTTGATCCCCCTGGAGACTCCCGGCCTGCCTGGCGTCGAACTGTACTTCAAGGACGAGTCCAGCCACCCCACCGGCAGCCTCAAGCATCGCCTGGCGCGCTCGCTGTTCCTCTATGCGCTGTGCAACGGCTGGCTCAGGCCGGCCGCGCCGGTGATCGAGGCATCGAGCGGTTCCACGGCGATTTCCGAAGCCTATTTCGCACGCCTGCTGGGCCTGCCCTTCATCGCCGTGATGCCGGCCAGCACCTCGAAGGAAAAGATCGCCCAGATCGCCTTCTACGGCGGCCAGAGCCACCTGGTGGAGGACCCCACCCAGATTTACGCCGAGTCCGAACGCCTGGCGCGGGAGAGCGGTGGCCATTTCATGGACCAGTTCACCTATGCCGAGCGCGCCACCGACTGGCGGGCGAACAACAACATCGCCGAATCGATCTTCCAGCAGATGCGCCACGAGCCGTACCCGACCCCGACCTGGCTGATCTCCAGCCCCGGTACCGGCGGCACCCTGGCGACCCTCGGCCGCTACGTGCGCTATCGCCAGCACTGCACCCGGGTACTCTGCGCCGACGCCGAGCGTTCGGTGTTCTTCGACGCCTATGTCAGCGGCGACCGTGGCCTGACCCTGGATTGCGGTTCGCGGATCGAGGGCATCGGCCGGCCGCGGGTCGAGGCGTCCTTCCTGCCGGAAGTGATCGACGCGATGGTCAAGGTGCCGGACGCCTGGTCGCTGGCGGCCATGCATTACCTGGCCCGACGCCTGGGGCGGCGGGTCGGCGGCTCCAGCGGAACCAACCTGATCGGCGCCCTGGTGGCCGCACGGCAAATGGTCGCGGCCGGCGAGAAGGGTTCGCTGGTGGCGATTCTCTGCGACGGCGGCGAACGCTATGCGACCACCTATTACGATCCGGTCTGGCTGGCCAGGCAGGGCTATGCGCTGGAACCCCTGGTCGAGGCGCTGGCTGCCTGCATCGAGCGGAGCGTGGCGTTGCCCGACGGGCTGCTGGTGGCTGGACTTTGA
- a CDS encoding Na+/H+ antiporter subunit G, giving the protein MTGEPLSLWLEIIVSAFLLLGSAFVLIGAIGLYRLPDFFMRLHGPTKATTLGVGGVIVASLIYFSNRQAGISLHELLISLFLFISAPVSAYMLAKAAVLQQLPLEKKTRGKPWEQ; this is encoded by the coding sequence ATGACTGGCGAACCCCTGAGCCTGTGGCTGGAAATCATCGTCTCGGCGTTCCTCCTGCTGGGCAGCGCCTTCGTCCTGATCGGCGCGATCGGCCTGTACCGCCTGCCGGACTTCTTCATGCGCCTGCACGGGCCGACCAAGGCCACCACCCTCGGGGTCGGCGGGGTGATCGTCGCCTCGCTGATCTATTTCTCCAACCGCCAGGCGGGCATCAGCCTGCACGAATTGCTGATCAGCCTGTTCCTCTTCATCAGCGCCCCGGTCAGCGCCTACATGCTGGCCAAGGCCGCGGTGCTGCAGCAGTTGCCGCTGGAGAAGAAGACTCGCGGCAAGCCCTGGGAGCAGTGA
- a CDS encoding K+/H+ antiporter subunit F, whose protein sequence is MLAYVIPLCLALLGLALLLTLARLVKGPCLPDRALALDTLYVNAIALLVLYGIWRDSDLFFEAALLIAVLGFVGTVAVAKYMLRGDIIE, encoded by the coding sequence ATGCTCGCTTACGTGATCCCGCTGTGCCTGGCGCTGCTCGGCCTGGCCCTGTTGCTGACCCTGGCGCGCCTGGTCAAGGGGCCGTGCCTGCCGGACCGGGCGCTGGCGCTGGACACCCTCTACGTGAACGCCATCGCGCTGCTGGTGCTGTACGGCATCTGGCGCGACAGCGACCTGTTCTTCGAGGCGGCGCTGCTGATCGCGGTGCTCGGCTTCGTCGGTACGGTGGCGGTGGCCAAATACATGCTGCGCGGAGACATCATCGAATGA
- a CDS encoding Na+/H+ antiporter subunit E, producing the protein MISCSLPRPLLRVLPHPVLSVLLLLVWLLLVDSFAIGHWLLGAFLGVCIPLLTNRLLVGRSQEWHPLLLLKLLALVMWDILVANIQVARLTLGPIERLRPAFVEVPIELENDLAISVLVSIVSLTPGSVSSDLSDDRKTLLVHGLDVPDKAALIAEIKQRYEAPLKEIFPCSLT; encoded by the coding sequence ATGATCAGCTGCTCGTTGCCGCGTCCGCTTCTTCGCGTACTGCCTCATCCCGTGCTTAGTGTCCTGCTGTTGCTGGTCTGGTTGCTGCTGGTGGATTCCTTCGCCATTGGCCACTGGCTGCTCGGCGCCTTCCTCGGCGTGTGCATTCCGCTGCTGACCAACCGCCTGCTGGTCGGGCGCAGCCAGGAGTGGCATCCGTTGCTGCTGCTGAAGCTGCTGGCGCTGGTGATGTGGGACATCCTCGTCGCCAACATCCAGGTCGCCCGCCTGACCCTCGGACCGATCGAGCGCTTGCGTCCGGCCTTCGTCGAGGTGCCGATCGAGCTGGAGAACGACCTCGCCATCAGCGTGCTGGTGAGCATCGTCTCGCTGACCCCGGGGTCGGTGTCGTCGGACCTCAGCGACGACCGCAAGACCTTGCTGGTGCACGGCCTCGACGTGCCGGACAAGGCGGCGCTGATCGCCGAGATCAAGCAACGCTACGAAGCGCCGCTGAAGGAGATCTTCCCATGCTCGCTTACGTGA
- a CDS encoding monovalent cation/H+ antiporter subunit D has translation MSHWLILPILLPLFAGSLLLLPLAERWQRGLSLLAALALIPLSLLLIRTAASGDLSVYALGNWAAPFGIVLMLDRLAALMLLATAVLGSAALIYALRGDDRLGKHFHALFQFQLLGINGAFLTGDLFNLFVFFEILLIASYALLLHGGGAERVRSGLHYVILNLVGSAFFLIAVGTLYGLTGTLNMADMAQKIAMADAERAPLLAAAGLLLLVVFALKAALLPLYFWLPRAYAAASAPVAALFAIMTKVGIYSILRVYTLVFGDAAGELANLAQAWLWPLALATLGLGAIGALAARTLQGLLAYLVVVSAGTLLAGVALGSERALAASLYYLLHSTWIAGGLFLLADLVARQRGDKAGDLVQGPALQNPRLLGGAFFIGAIAVAGLPPLSGFFGKVMLLQSVAPGSQALALWSVVLGSGLVALVALSRAGSTLFWRTGHTVLGSAELDHGRLFACILLLSAGPLLVFAAKPLLAYVQATAAQLHDLDLYRQIITRGGAA, from the coding sequence ATGAGCCATTGGCTGATCCTGCCGATCCTGCTCCCCCTGTTTGCCGGCAGCCTGCTGCTGTTGCCGCTGGCCGAGCGCTGGCAGCGCGGCCTGTCGTTGCTCGCGGCGCTGGCACTGATCCCCCTGAGCCTGCTGCTGATACGTACGGCCGCCAGCGGCGACCTGAGCGTCTATGCCCTGGGCAACTGGGCCGCGCCGTTCGGCATCGTGCTCATGCTCGATCGTCTCGCCGCCCTGATGCTGCTGGCCACCGCGGTGCTCGGCAGCGCCGCGCTGATCTACGCGCTGCGTGGCGACGACCGCCTGGGCAAGCATTTCCACGCGTTGTTCCAGTTCCAGCTGCTCGGTATCAACGGCGCCTTCCTGACCGGCGACCTGTTCAACCTGTTCGTGTTCTTCGAGATACTCCTGATCGCCTCCTACGCGTTGCTCCTGCATGGCGGCGGCGCGGAGCGGGTGCGCTCGGGCTTGCACTACGTGATCCTAAACCTGGTCGGCTCGGCGTTCTTCCTGATCGCCGTGGGTACCCTGTATGGCCTCACCGGCACCCTGAACATGGCCGACATGGCGCAGAAGATCGCCATGGCAGATGCCGAGCGCGCGCCGCTGCTGGCGGCAGCCGGGCTCCTGCTGCTGGTGGTGTTCGCCCTGAAGGCGGCGCTGTTGCCGCTGTACTTCTGGCTGCCGCGCGCCTATGCCGCGGCCAGCGCGCCGGTGGCGGCGCTGTTCGCGATCATGACCAAGGTCGGCATCTACTCGATCCTGCGGGTCTACACGCTGGTCTTCGGCGATGCCGCCGGCGAGCTGGCCAACCTGGCGCAGGCCTGGCTCTGGCCGCTGGCCCTGGCGACCCTCGGCCTGGGCGCGATCGGTGCCTTGGCGGCGCGGACCCTGCAAGGCCTGCTGGCCTACCTGGTGGTGGTCTCCGCCGGAACCCTCCTGGCTGGCGTGGCGTTGGGCAGCGAGCGGGCGCTGGCGGCGTCGCTGTACTACCTGCTGCACAGTACCTGGATCGCCGGTGGCCTGTTCCTGCTCGCCGACCTGGTCGCCCGCCAGCGCGGCGACAAGGCCGGCGACCTGGTCCAGGGCCCGGCGTTGCAGAATCCTCGGTTGCTCGGCGGGGCTTTCTTCATCGGCGCCATCGCCGTTGCCGGTCTGCCGCCATTGTCGGGGTTCTTCGGCAAGGTCATGCTTTTGCAGTCGGTCGCTCCCGGCAGCCAGGCGCTGGCCCTATGGAGCGTGGTACTGGGCAGCGGCCTGGTGGCGCTGGTGGCGTTGAGCCGGGCCGGCAGCACGCTGTTCTGGCGCACCGGGCATACCGTGCTCGGTAGCGCCGAACTGGACCACGGCCGCTTGTTCGCCTGCATCCTGTTGCTCTCCGCCGGCCCGTTGCTGGTGTTCGCCGCGAAGCCGCTGCTGGCCTACGTCCAGGCCACCGCGGCGCAGTTGCACGACCTCGACCTGTATCGCCAGATCATCACCCGCGGAGGTGCCGCATGA
- a CDS encoding Na+/H+ antiporter subunit C has translation MEALFAITLGLLTASGVYLLLRARTFPVVLGLTLISYAVNLFLFAMGRLGGSVAVIGTPGEYGDPLPQALVLTAIVIGFAMTAFVVVLALRGLGDLGSDHVDGRPDEEEPRP, from the coding sequence ATGGAAGCCCTGTTCGCCATCACCCTCGGCCTGCTCACCGCCAGCGGCGTCTACCTGCTGCTGCGGGCGAGGACTTTCCCGGTGGTGCTCGGTCTCACGCTGATCTCCTACGCGGTCAACCTGTTCCTGTTCGCCATGGGCCGGCTCGGCGGCAGCGTCGCGGTGATCGGCACTCCCGGGGAGTATGGTGATCCGTTGCCGCAGGCGCTGGTGCTGACCGCCATCGTCATCGGCTTCGCCATGACCGCCTTTGTCGTGGTCCTGGCCCTGCGTGGCCTCGGTGACCTCGGCAGCGACCACGTAGATGGACGCCCGGACGAGGAGGAGCCGCGCCCATGA
- a CDS encoding glycine zipper 2TM domain-containing protein yields MRKSALIVASFTAMALALGGCQSSLTGDTYSREEARTVQTVRMGTIQALRPVKIEGTKTPIGSIAGAGVGGVAGSAVGGGKGSYVAAIIGAVAGGLLGAATEEGLTRTQGVEITVREDDGSTRAYVQQVDQGQIFRVGERVRILTVNGTSRVAH; encoded by the coding sequence ATGCGCAAGTCTGCCTTGATCGTTGCTTCCTTCACCGCCATGGCCCTGGCTCTTGGCGGCTGCCAATCCAGCCTCACCGGCGATACCTACAGCCGTGAGGAAGCCCGTACCGTGCAGACTGTACGCATGGGCACCATCCAGGCCTTGCGCCCGGTCAAGATCGAAGGCACCAAGACCCCGATCGGTTCCATCGCCGGTGCCGGCGTCGGCGGTGTCGCCGGCAGCGCGGTGGGCGGCGGCAAGGGCAGCTACGTCGCGGCCATCATCGGCGCGGTCGCTGGCGGCCTGCTGGGCGCGGCTACCGAAGAAGGCCTGACGCGCACCCAGGGCGTCGAGATCACCGTGCGCGAAGACGACGGCAGCACCCGCGCCTATGTCCAGCAGGTCGACCAGGGCCAGATCTTCCGCGTCGGCGAGCGCGTGCGCATCCTGACCGTCAACGGCACCAGCCGCGTCGCCCACTGA